In Pyramidobacter piscolens W5455, the sequence GGCGTACATTCCGCTGTCGAGCGTGGCGACGTCCTGCTGTCTCTTTCGGAGGCTTGCGTCTGCGAAGATGAAGACCCGGTCGGGGCGAAAGTTGAGGCGCAGGAAGTCTGCCTGCTTCACCGAGGTCCCGACGTTGTAGGAGTGGATCTGCGAGAAGTTGCGGTCGATCAGGGACATGCGGAGCTCCGCGAGGACCTTCTCGTAGCCTGCGATGCCCGTCTCATAAAAATTTTCTCCGCAGGGGATTCCCCAAACGTAGCGCTGGTCGATATATTCCAGCGAGGTTGTGCCGGTGTCCGGCGACTTGCGGTAGCGCTCGATGCTGGCGATCGCGCGCGCCACGGAGGCGTGCCGGTCCTTCAGCTCCCTGTACTGCCGATAAATCTGCTCGTTTTTTTCCGACAGGATCTCCTCGATTAGCGTTATGTCCTCCTTGTCGAGGACGTCCTGGATCTCCGCCAGGCTCATGCCCAGTTCCTTCATGTAGGCGATCATGTCGAGCCGCGCGTTCTGCTGGATGTCGTAATACCGATAGCCGGAGATCGGATCGATGAAGGCCGGCTTCAAGAGGCCCATTCGGTCGTACAGCCTGAGCGTGGCGACCGTCACGTGATTGATCCTGGCCATCCTGCCGATCGGCAGAAGATTCGCCTTCATTTTGCCCTCCTTTCGGTCCCGTCTTTCAATACTTTTACGACGGCCTGAGCACGATTTGTCCGCTTCCCCTGCGTGACGAGGGATCGTCCCGAAGG encodes:
- a CDS encoding MerR family transcriptional regulator; translated protein: MKANLLPIGRMARINHVTVATLRLYDRMGLLKPAFIDPISGYRYYDIQQNARLDMIAYMKELGMSLAEIQDVLDKEDITLIEEILSEKNEQIYRQYRELKDRHASVARAIASIERYRKSPDTGTTSLEYIDQRYVWGIPCGENFYETGIAGYEKVLAELRMSLIDRNFSQIHSYNVGTSVKQADFLRLNFRPDRVFIFADASLRKRQQDVATLDSGMYACIYADAYDQEVPYAKQLLAHCRERRYSICGDYICEVLTEFNVFNERSRNMFLRLQVPIFFRREKRPRGTGASGTPKAP